Proteins from a genomic interval of Channa argus isolate prfri chromosome 11, Channa argus male v1.0, whole genome shotgun sequence:
- the LOC137136357 gene encoding tetratricopeptide repeat protein 16 isoform X3 — MDTSEGSNAQTQAKEHNLFPSAVSKEEPDEAERKSPLKQLFGSSKIFVAQGEKCHEKPDLRGSHIIQRKVAEHFTNGKEAMEKSHYDKAVICFSKAITLQPEQIQLHAIQGEAYLQLCDFQSAAECYKRAWLLEPGAFKDRLAFTYYVQGQCLFDRGLYKDALEVFSKAADVKPGCRAYAVRRLTCLTAVGHHTECLKIVNEWMASDSPSSDLYVLRARLHKKLNQTSRCYQDVKSAVALKPTCPEAGALLLQLQEASEEARQRAVDRALTGQLPEALCMINIALENCPEDGRLYLFRGTLYRQLKDFTAAIEDLVQAVELSEKARGVRGQAEDRDERNDHGSLQEEVEFQLVLTYNDFAVQCFGRGLYAEAILLLNKAIEEEKGQTGLYLNRGADYQQAEEMQPEDPAVRLRLAVLHNTMGSVCFQAGRFHEAADMFSQAIHYNPTASQYYENRSKASRKVLNLEGARQDFICTLILDPTNEELPPMLMSLFPGCSMSEVLSSPAGQAARVQLMDSIEAFNSSSDQQRLNEKLQKMTLTDQKIAAHSQDSSEAGKDLTCKNQQEMQIIVKDLLQVLTGDSRRITSHTVWDKESRSVVSPRMFSCAPHWATLTIPKHTVEQDQATCRHEGKSYNTRRFGIGFHVSEVKEGSHWAYY, encoded by the exons ATGGACACTTCGGAGGGGAGCAATGCACAAACg CAGGCGAAAGAGCATAACTTATTTCCAAGTGCTGTGTCAAAAGAGGAGCCGGATGAGGCCGAGAGAAAAAGCCCCTTGAAGCAGCTCTTTGGCTCCAGTAAAATCTTTGTGGCACAAGGAGAGAAATGCCATGAAAAACCAGACCTACGGGGCAGCCACATAATTCAGAGAAAAGTTGCAGAACA CTTCACAAATGGAAAAGAGGCCATGGAAAAGTCTCACTATGACAAGGCTGTGATCTGCTTCTCCAAAGCTATCACATTACAGCCAGAACAG ATTCAGCTGCATGCGATCCAGGGAGAAGCCTACCTACAGCTCTGTGACTTCCAGTCAGCAGCAGAATGCTATAAACGGGCCTGGCTCCTGGAGCCTGGAGCCTTCAAAGATCGCTTGGCCTTCACCTACTATGTCCAA GGCCAGTGTTTGTTTGACCGGGGCCTTTACAAAGATGCTTTAGAGGTTTTCAGCAAAGCTGCTGATGTGAAGCCTGGCTGCAGGGCCTATGCAGTCAGACG GCTGACCTGTTTGACAGCTGTAGGTCACCATACTGAATGTCTGAAGATAGTGAATGAGTGGATGGCATCAGACAGTCCCTCCTCTGACCTTTACGTCCTCAGAGCTCGGCTGCACAAAAAACTCAACCAG ACCTCACGGTGTTACCAAGATGTGAAGTCAGCCGTGGCGTTGAAACCGACGTGCCCAGAGGCAGGagcactgctgctgcagctgcaggaagcCAGTGAAGAGGCCAGACAAAGAGCTGTGGACCGAGCTTTGACCGGCCAGCTGCCTGAAGCTCTCTGCATGATCAATATTGCTCTGGAGAACTGCCCAGAGGATGGACGTCTCTACCTGTTCAG AGGGACTTTGTATCGACAACTGAAAGATTTCACTGCAGCCATTGAGGATTTGGTCCAGGCTGTGGAGCTGAGTGAAAAGGCCAggggggtcagaggtcaggccGAGGACAGAGATGAGAGGAATGATCATGGATCTTTGcaagaggaggtggagtttCAGCTGGTTCTTACCTACAATGATTTTGCAGTTCAGTGCTTCGGTAGAGGTCTCTACGCTGAGGCAATTCTGCTTCTTAACAAGGCCATCGAGGAGGAGAAAGGCCAGACAGGCCTGTATTTGAACCGAGGAG CTGACTACCAGCAGGCAGAGGAGATGCAGCCTGAGGACCCCGCAGTCCGGCTTCGCCTTGCTGTCCTCCACAACACAATGGGCTCAGTCTGTTTTCAGGCCGG GCGTTTCCATGAGGCAGCTGACATGTTTTCTCAGGCCATTCATTACAACCCCACAGCCAGTCAGTACTATGAGAACAGGTCGAAGGCCTCCCGAAAGGTCCTAAACTTGGAAGGAGCCAGACAGGACTTTATCTGCACTCTGATCCTGGATCCCACCAATGAGGAG ttgCCTCCCATGCTCATGAGTCTGTTCCCTGGATGCAGCATGTCTGAGGTTTTGTCCAGTCCAGCAGGACAAGCAGCCAGAGTTCAGCTAATGGACTCCATTGAGGCCTTCAACTCCTCCTCTGATCAGCAACG CCTAAACGAGAAGCTCCAAAAAATGACTTTGACTGATCAGAAGATCGCGGCCCACTCACAAGACTCATCTGAAGCCGGGAAGGACCTGACGTGTAAAAACCAACAGGAGATGCAGATAATTGTGAAGGACCTTCTGCAGGTATTGACTGGAGACTCACGACGGATCACAAGCCATACTGTTTGGG ATAAAGAAAGCCGCTCTGTCGTTTCTCCGCGAATGTTCAGCTGTGCACCACACTGGGCCACACTCACCATCCCCAAGCACACAGTGGAACAGGACCAGGCCACCTGTAGACATGAAGGGAAGTCATACAACACCAGGAGATTTGGGATTGGATTCCACGTCTCAGAAGTGAAAGAGGGATCACACTGGGcttattattag
- the LOC137136357 gene encoding tetratricopeptide repeat protein 16 isoform X2, with the protein MDTSEGSNAQTAKEHNLFPSAVSKEEPDEAERKSPLKQLFGSSKIFVAQGEKCHEKPDLRGSHIIQRKVAEHFTNGKEAMEKSHYDKAVICFSKAITLQPEQIQLHAIQGEAYLQLCDFQSAAECYKRAWLLEPGAFKDRLAFTYYVQGQCLFDRGLYKDALEVFSKAADVKPGCRAYAVRRLTCLTAVGHHTECLKIVNEWMASDSPSSDLYVLRARLHKKLNQTSRCYQDVKSAVALKPTCPEAGALLLQLQEASEEARQRAVDRALTGQLPEALCMINIALENCPEDGRLYLFRGTLYRQLKDFTAAIEDLVQAVELSEKARGVRGQAEDRDERNDHGSLQEEVEFQLVLTYNDFAVQCFGRGLYAEAILLLNKAIEEEKGQTGLYLNRGDCFFKQGDWSYALADYQQAEEMQPEDPAVRLRLAVLHNTMGSVCFQAGRFHEAADMFSQAIHYNPTASQYYENRSKASRKVLNLEGARQDFICTLILDPTNEELPPMLMSLFPGCSMSEVLSSPAGQAARVQLMDSIEAFNSSSDQQRLNEKLQKMTLTDQKIAAHSQDSSEAGKDLTCKNQQEMQIIVKDLLQVLTGDSRRITSHTVWDKESRSVVSPRMFSCAPHWATLTIPKHTVEQDQATCRHEGKSYNTRRFGIGFHVSEVKEGSHWAYY; encoded by the exons ATGGACACTTCGGAGGGGAGCAATGCACAAACg GCGAAAGAGCATAACTTATTTCCAAGTGCTGTGTCAAAAGAGGAGCCGGATGAGGCCGAGAGAAAAAGCCCCTTGAAGCAGCTCTTTGGCTCCAGTAAAATCTTTGTGGCACAAGGAGAGAAATGCCATGAAAAACCAGACCTACGGGGCAGCCACATAATTCAGAGAAAAGTTGCAGAACA CTTCACAAATGGAAAAGAGGCCATGGAAAAGTCTCACTATGACAAGGCTGTGATCTGCTTCTCCAAAGCTATCACATTACAGCCAGAACAG ATTCAGCTGCATGCGATCCAGGGAGAAGCCTACCTACAGCTCTGTGACTTCCAGTCAGCAGCAGAATGCTATAAACGGGCCTGGCTCCTGGAGCCTGGAGCCTTCAAAGATCGCTTGGCCTTCACCTACTATGTCCAA GGCCAGTGTTTGTTTGACCGGGGCCTTTACAAAGATGCTTTAGAGGTTTTCAGCAAAGCTGCTGATGTGAAGCCTGGCTGCAGGGCCTATGCAGTCAGACG GCTGACCTGTTTGACAGCTGTAGGTCACCATACTGAATGTCTGAAGATAGTGAATGAGTGGATGGCATCAGACAGTCCCTCCTCTGACCTTTACGTCCTCAGAGCTCGGCTGCACAAAAAACTCAACCAG ACCTCACGGTGTTACCAAGATGTGAAGTCAGCCGTGGCGTTGAAACCGACGTGCCCAGAGGCAGGagcactgctgctgcagctgcaggaagcCAGTGAAGAGGCCAGACAAAGAGCTGTGGACCGAGCTTTGACCGGCCAGCTGCCTGAAGCTCTCTGCATGATCAATATTGCTCTGGAGAACTGCCCAGAGGATGGACGTCTCTACCTGTTCAG AGGGACTTTGTATCGACAACTGAAAGATTTCACTGCAGCCATTGAGGATTTGGTCCAGGCTGTGGAGCTGAGTGAAAAGGCCAggggggtcagaggtcaggccGAGGACAGAGATGAGAGGAATGATCATGGATCTTTGcaagaggaggtggagtttCAGCTGGTTCTTACCTACAATGATTTTGCAGTTCAGTGCTTCGGTAGAGGTCTCTACGCTGAGGCAATTCTGCTTCTTAACAAGGCCATCGAGGAGGAGAAAGGCCAGACAGGCCTGTATTTGAACCGAGGAG ACTGCTTCTTTAAGCAGGGTGACTGGTCTTATGCTCTAGCTGACTACCAGCAGGCAGAGGAGATGCAGCCTGAGGACCCCGCAGTCCGGCTTCGCCTTGCTGTCCTCCACAACACAATGGGCTCAGTCTGTTTTCAGGCCGG GCGTTTCCATGAGGCAGCTGACATGTTTTCTCAGGCCATTCATTACAACCCCACAGCCAGTCAGTACTATGAGAACAGGTCGAAGGCCTCCCGAAAGGTCCTAAACTTGGAAGGAGCCAGACAGGACTTTATCTGCACTCTGATCCTGGATCCCACCAATGAGGAG ttgCCTCCCATGCTCATGAGTCTGTTCCCTGGATGCAGCATGTCTGAGGTTTTGTCCAGTCCAGCAGGACAAGCAGCCAGAGTTCAGCTAATGGACTCCATTGAGGCCTTCAACTCCTCCTCTGATCAGCAACG CCTAAACGAGAAGCTCCAAAAAATGACTTTGACTGATCAGAAGATCGCGGCCCACTCACAAGACTCATCTGAAGCCGGGAAGGACCTGACGTGTAAAAACCAACAGGAGATGCAGATAATTGTGAAGGACCTTCTGCAGGTATTGACTGGAGACTCACGACGGATCACAAGCCATACTGTTTGGG ATAAAGAAAGCCGCTCTGTCGTTTCTCCGCGAATGTTCAGCTGTGCACCACACTGGGCCACACTCACCATCCCCAAGCACACAGTGGAACAGGACCAGGCCACCTGTAGACATGAAGGGAAGTCATACAACACCAGGAGATTTGGGATTGGATTCCACGTCTCAGAAGTGAAAGAGGGATCACACTGGGcttattattag
- the LOC137136357 gene encoding tetratricopeptide repeat protein 16 isoform X1, which translates to MDTSEGSNAQTQAKEHNLFPSAVSKEEPDEAERKSPLKQLFGSSKIFVAQGEKCHEKPDLRGSHIIQRKVAEHFTNGKEAMEKSHYDKAVICFSKAITLQPEQIQLHAIQGEAYLQLCDFQSAAECYKRAWLLEPGAFKDRLAFTYYVQGQCLFDRGLYKDALEVFSKAADVKPGCRAYAVRRLTCLTAVGHHTECLKIVNEWMASDSPSSDLYVLRARLHKKLNQTSRCYQDVKSAVALKPTCPEAGALLLQLQEASEEARQRAVDRALTGQLPEALCMINIALENCPEDGRLYLFRGTLYRQLKDFTAAIEDLVQAVELSEKARGVRGQAEDRDERNDHGSLQEEVEFQLVLTYNDFAVQCFGRGLYAEAILLLNKAIEEEKGQTGLYLNRGDCFFKQGDWSYALADYQQAEEMQPEDPAVRLRLAVLHNTMGSVCFQAGRFHEAADMFSQAIHYNPTASQYYENRSKASRKVLNLEGARQDFICTLILDPTNEELPPMLMSLFPGCSMSEVLSSPAGQAARVQLMDSIEAFNSSSDQQRLNEKLQKMTLTDQKIAAHSQDSSEAGKDLTCKNQQEMQIIVKDLLQVLTGDSRRITSHTVWDKESRSVVSPRMFSCAPHWATLTIPKHTVEQDQATCRHEGKSYNTRRFGIGFHVSEVKEGSHWAYY; encoded by the exons ATGGACACTTCGGAGGGGAGCAATGCACAAACg CAGGCGAAAGAGCATAACTTATTTCCAAGTGCTGTGTCAAAAGAGGAGCCGGATGAGGCCGAGAGAAAAAGCCCCTTGAAGCAGCTCTTTGGCTCCAGTAAAATCTTTGTGGCACAAGGAGAGAAATGCCATGAAAAACCAGACCTACGGGGCAGCCACATAATTCAGAGAAAAGTTGCAGAACA CTTCACAAATGGAAAAGAGGCCATGGAAAAGTCTCACTATGACAAGGCTGTGATCTGCTTCTCCAAAGCTATCACATTACAGCCAGAACAG ATTCAGCTGCATGCGATCCAGGGAGAAGCCTACCTACAGCTCTGTGACTTCCAGTCAGCAGCAGAATGCTATAAACGGGCCTGGCTCCTGGAGCCTGGAGCCTTCAAAGATCGCTTGGCCTTCACCTACTATGTCCAA GGCCAGTGTTTGTTTGACCGGGGCCTTTACAAAGATGCTTTAGAGGTTTTCAGCAAAGCTGCTGATGTGAAGCCTGGCTGCAGGGCCTATGCAGTCAGACG GCTGACCTGTTTGACAGCTGTAGGTCACCATACTGAATGTCTGAAGATAGTGAATGAGTGGATGGCATCAGACAGTCCCTCCTCTGACCTTTACGTCCTCAGAGCTCGGCTGCACAAAAAACTCAACCAG ACCTCACGGTGTTACCAAGATGTGAAGTCAGCCGTGGCGTTGAAACCGACGTGCCCAGAGGCAGGagcactgctgctgcagctgcaggaagcCAGTGAAGAGGCCAGACAAAGAGCTGTGGACCGAGCTTTGACCGGCCAGCTGCCTGAAGCTCTCTGCATGATCAATATTGCTCTGGAGAACTGCCCAGAGGATGGACGTCTCTACCTGTTCAG AGGGACTTTGTATCGACAACTGAAAGATTTCACTGCAGCCATTGAGGATTTGGTCCAGGCTGTGGAGCTGAGTGAAAAGGCCAggggggtcagaggtcaggccGAGGACAGAGATGAGAGGAATGATCATGGATCTTTGcaagaggaggtggagtttCAGCTGGTTCTTACCTACAATGATTTTGCAGTTCAGTGCTTCGGTAGAGGTCTCTACGCTGAGGCAATTCTGCTTCTTAACAAGGCCATCGAGGAGGAGAAAGGCCAGACAGGCCTGTATTTGAACCGAGGAG ACTGCTTCTTTAAGCAGGGTGACTGGTCTTATGCTCTAGCTGACTACCAGCAGGCAGAGGAGATGCAGCCTGAGGACCCCGCAGTCCGGCTTCGCCTTGCTGTCCTCCACAACACAATGGGCTCAGTCTGTTTTCAGGCCGG GCGTTTCCATGAGGCAGCTGACATGTTTTCTCAGGCCATTCATTACAACCCCACAGCCAGTCAGTACTATGAGAACAGGTCGAAGGCCTCCCGAAAGGTCCTAAACTTGGAAGGAGCCAGACAGGACTTTATCTGCACTCTGATCCTGGATCCCACCAATGAGGAG ttgCCTCCCATGCTCATGAGTCTGTTCCCTGGATGCAGCATGTCTGAGGTTTTGTCCAGTCCAGCAGGACAAGCAGCCAGAGTTCAGCTAATGGACTCCATTGAGGCCTTCAACTCCTCCTCTGATCAGCAACG CCTAAACGAGAAGCTCCAAAAAATGACTTTGACTGATCAGAAGATCGCGGCCCACTCACAAGACTCATCTGAAGCCGGGAAGGACCTGACGTGTAAAAACCAACAGGAGATGCAGATAATTGTGAAGGACCTTCTGCAGGTATTGACTGGAGACTCACGACGGATCACAAGCCATACTGTTTGGG ATAAAGAAAGCCGCTCTGTCGTTTCTCCGCGAATGTTCAGCTGTGCACCACACTGGGCCACACTCACCATCCCCAAGCACACAGTGGAACAGGACCAGGCCACCTGTAGACATGAAGGGAAGTCATACAACACCAGGAGATTTGGGATTGGATTCCACGTCTCAGAAGTGAAAGAGGGATCACACTGGGcttattattag
- the LOC137136357 gene encoding tetratricopeptide repeat protein 16 isoform X4 gives MDTSEGSNAQTQAKEHNLFPSAVSKEEPDEAERKSPLKQLFGSSKIFVAQGEKCHEKPDLRGSHIIQRKVAEHFTNGKEAMEKSHYDKAVICFSKAITLQPEQIQLHAIQGEAYLQLCDFQSAAECYKRAWLLEPGAFKDRLAFTYYVQGQCLFDRGLYKDALEVFSKAADVKPGCRAYAVRRLTCLTAVGHHTECLKIVNEWMASDSPSSDLYVLRARLHKKLNQTSRCYQDVKSAVALKPTCPEAGALLLQLQEASEEARQRAVDRALTGQLPEALCMINIALENCPEDGRLYLFRGTLYRQLKDFTAAIEDLVQAVELSEKARGVRGQAEDRDERNDHGSLQEEVEFQLVLTYNDFAVQCFGRGLYAEAILLLNKAIEEEKGQTGLYLNRGDCFFKQGDWSYALADYQQAEEMQPEDPAVRLRLAVLHNTMGSVCFQAGRFHEAADMFSQAIHYNPTASQYYENRSKASRKVLNLEGARQDFICTLILDPTNEELPPMLMSLFPGCSMSEVLSSPAGQAARVQLMDSIEAFNSSSDQQRLNEKLQKMTLTDQKIAAHSQDSSEAGKDLTCKNQQEMQIIVKDLLQVLTGDSRRITSHTVWAVHHTGPHSPSPSTQWNRTRPPVDMKGSHTTPGDLGLDSTSQK, from the exons ATGGACACTTCGGAGGGGAGCAATGCACAAACg CAGGCGAAAGAGCATAACTTATTTCCAAGTGCTGTGTCAAAAGAGGAGCCGGATGAGGCCGAGAGAAAAAGCCCCTTGAAGCAGCTCTTTGGCTCCAGTAAAATCTTTGTGGCACAAGGAGAGAAATGCCATGAAAAACCAGACCTACGGGGCAGCCACATAATTCAGAGAAAAGTTGCAGAACA CTTCACAAATGGAAAAGAGGCCATGGAAAAGTCTCACTATGACAAGGCTGTGATCTGCTTCTCCAAAGCTATCACATTACAGCCAGAACAG ATTCAGCTGCATGCGATCCAGGGAGAAGCCTACCTACAGCTCTGTGACTTCCAGTCAGCAGCAGAATGCTATAAACGGGCCTGGCTCCTGGAGCCTGGAGCCTTCAAAGATCGCTTGGCCTTCACCTACTATGTCCAA GGCCAGTGTTTGTTTGACCGGGGCCTTTACAAAGATGCTTTAGAGGTTTTCAGCAAAGCTGCTGATGTGAAGCCTGGCTGCAGGGCCTATGCAGTCAGACG GCTGACCTGTTTGACAGCTGTAGGTCACCATACTGAATGTCTGAAGATAGTGAATGAGTGGATGGCATCAGACAGTCCCTCCTCTGACCTTTACGTCCTCAGAGCTCGGCTGCACAAAAAACTCAACCAG ACCTCACGGTGTTACCAAGATGTGAAGTCAGCCGTGGCGTTGAAACCGACGTGCCCAGAGGCAGGagcactgctgctgcagctgcaggaagcCAGTGAAGAGGCCAGACAAAGAGCTGTGGACCGAGCTTTGACCGGCCAGCTGCCTGAAGCTCTCTGCATGATCAATATTGCTCTGGAGAACTGCCCAGAGGATGGACGTCTCTACCTGTTCAG AGGGACTTTGTATCGACAACTGAAAGATTTCACTGCAGCCATTGAGGATTTGGTCCAGGCTGTGGAGCTGAGTGAAAAGGCCAggggggtcagaggtcaggccGAGGACAGAGATGAGAGGAATGATCATGGATCTTTGcaagaggaggtggagtttCAGCTGGTTCTTACCTACAATGATTTTGCAGTTCAGTGCTTCGGTAGAGGTCTCTACGCTGAGGCAATTCTGCTTCTTAACAAGGCCATCGAGGAGGAGAAAGGCCAGACAGGCCTGTATTTGAACCGAGGAG ACTGCTTCTTTAAGCAGGGTGACTGGTCTTATGCTCTAGCTGACTACCAGCAGGCAGAGGAGATGCAGCCTGAGGACCCCGCAGTCCGGCTTCGCCTTGCTGTCCTCCACAACACAATGGGCTCAGTCTGTTTTCAGGCCGG GCGTTTCCATGAGGCAGCTGACATGTTTTCTCAGGCCATTCATTACAACCCCACAGCCAGTCAGTACTATGAGAACAGGTCGAAGGCCTCCCGAAAGGTCCTAAACTTGGAAGGAGCCAGACAGGACTTTATCTGCACTCTGATCCTGGATCCCACCAATGAGGAG ttgCCTCCCATGCTCATGAGTCTGTTCCCTGGATGCAGCATGTCTGAGGTTTTGTCCAGTCCAGCAGGACAAGCAGCCAGAGTTCAGCTAATGGACTCCATTGAGGCCTTCAACTCCTCCTCTGATCAGCAACG CCTAAACGAGAAGCTCCAAAAAATGACTTTGACTGATCAGAAGATCGCGGCCCACTCACAAGACTCATCTGAAGCCGGGAAGGACCTGACGTGTAAAAACCAACAGGAGATGCAGATAATTGTGAAGGACCTTCTGCAGGTATTGACTGGAGACTCACGACGGATCACAAGCCATACTGTTTGGG CTGTGCACCACACTGGGCCACACTCACCATCCCCAAGCACACAGTGGAACAGGACCAGGCCACCTGTAGACATGAAGGGAAGTCATACAACACCAGGAGATTTGGGATTGGATTCCACGTCTCAGAAGTGA
- the LOC137136357 gene encoding tetratricopeptide repeat protein 16 isoform X5, with protein MDTSEGSNAQTQAKEHNLFPSAVSKEEPDEAERKSPLKQLFGSSKIFVAQGEKCHEKPDLRGSHIIQRKVAEHFTNGKEAMEKSHYDKAVICFSKAITLQPEQIQLHAIQGEAYLQLCDFQSAAECYKRAWLLEPGAFKDRLAFTYYVQGQCLFDRGLYKDALEVFSKAADVKPGCRAYAVRRLTCLTAVGHHTECLKIVNEWMASDSPSSDLYVLRARLHKKLNQTSRCYQDVKSAVALKPTCPEAGALLLQLQEASEEARQRAVDRALTGQLPEALCMINIALENCPEDGRLYLFRGTLYRQLKDFTAAIEDLVQAVELSEKARGVRGQAEDRDERNDHGSLQEEVEFQLVLTYNDFAVQCFGRGLYAEAILLLNKAIEEEKGQTGLYLNRGDCFFKQGDWSYALADYQQAEEMQPEDPAVRLRLAVLHNTMGSVCFQAGRFHEAADMFSQAIHYNPTASQYYENRSKASRKVLNLEGARQDFICTLILDPTNEELPPMLMSLFPGCSMSEVLSSPAGQAARVQLMDSIEAFNSSSDQQRLNEKLQKMTLTDQKIAAHSQDSSEAGKDLTCKNQQEMQIIVKDLLQIKKAALSFLRECSAVHHTGPHSPSPSTQWNRTRPPVDMKGSHTTPGDLGLDSTSQK; from the exons ATGGACACTTCGGAGGGGAGCAATGCACAAACg CAGGCGAAAGAGCATAACTTATTTCCAAGTGCTGTGTCAAAAGAGGAGCCGGATGAGGCCGAGAGAAAAAGCCCCTTGAAGCAGCTCTTTGGCTCCAGTAAAATCTTTGTGGCACAAGGAGAGAAATGCCATGAAAAACCAGACCTACGGGGCAGCCACATAATTCAGAGAAAAGTTGCAGAACA CTTCACAAATGGAAAAGAGGCCATGGAAAAGTCTCACTATGACAAGGCTGTGATCTGCTTCTCCAAAGCTATCACATTACAGCCAGAACAG ATTCAGCTGCATGCGATCCAGGGAGAAGCCTACCTACAGCTCTGTGACTTCCAGTCAGCAGCAGAATGCTATAAACGGGCCTGGCTCCTGGAGCCTGGAGCCTTCAAAGATCGCTTGGCCTTCACCTACTATGTCCAA GGCCAGTGTTTGTTTGACCGGGGCCTTTACAAAGATGCTTTAGAGGTTTTCAGCAAAGCTGCTGATGTGAAGCCTGGCTGCAGGGCCTATGCAGTCAGACG GCTGACCTGTTTGACAGCTGTAGGTCACCATACTGAATGTCTGAAGATAGTGAATGAGTGGATGGCATCAGACAGTCCCTCCTCTGACCTTTACGTCCTCAGAGCTCGGCTGCACAAAAAACTCAACCAG ACCTCACGGTGTTACCAAGATGTGAAGTCAGCCGTGGCGTTGAAACCGACGTGCCCAGAGGCAGGagcactgctgctgcagctgcaggaagcCAGTGAAGAGGCCAGACAAAGAGCTGTGGACCGAGCTTTGACCGGCCAGCTGCCTGAAGCTCTCTGCATGATCAATATTGCTCTGGAGAACTGCCCAGAGGATGGACGTCTCTACCTGTTCAG AGGGACTTTGTATCGACAACTGAAAGATTTCACTGCAGCCATTGAGGATTTGGTCCAGGCTGTGGAGCTGAGTGAAAAGGCCAggggggtcagaggtcaggccGAGGACAGAGATGAGAGGAATGATCATGGATCTTTGcaagaggaggtggagtttCAGCTGGTTCTTACCTACAATGATTTTGCAGTTCAGTGCTTCGGTAGAGGTCTCTACGCTGAGGCAATTCTGCTTCTTAACAAGGCCATCGAGGAGGAGAAAGGCCAGACAGGCCTGTATTTGAACCGAGGAG ACTGCTTCTTTAAGCAGGGTGACTGGTCTTATGCTCTAGCTGACTACCAGCAGGCAGAGGAGATGCAGCCTGAGGACCCCGCAGTCCGGCTTCGCCTTGCTGTCCTCCACAACACAATGGGCTCAGTCTGTTTTCAGGCCGG GCGTTTCCATGAGGCAGCTGACATGTTTTCTCAGGCCATTCATTACAACCCCACAGCCAGTCAGTACTATGAGAACAGGTCGAAGGCCTCCCGAAAGGTCCTAAACTTGGAAGGAGCCAGACAGGACTTTATCTGCACTCTGATCCTGGATCCCACCAATGAGGAG ttgCCTCCCATGCTCATGAGTCTGTTCCCTGGATGCAGCATGTCTGAGGTTTTGTCCAGTCCAGCAGGACAAGCAGCCAGAGTTCAGCTAATGGACTCCATTGAGGCCTTCAACTCCTCCTCTGATCAGCAACG CCTAAACGAGAAGCTCCAAAAAATGACTTTGACTGATCAGAAGATCGCGGCCCACTCACAAGACTCATCTGAAGCCGGGAAGGACCTGACGTGTAAAAACCAACAGGAGATGCAGATAATTGTGAAGGACCTTCTGCAG ATAAAGAAAGCCGCTCTGTCGTTTCTCCGCGAATGTTCAGCTGTGCACCACACTGGGCCACACTCACCATCCCCAAGCACACAGTGGAACAGGACCAGGCCACCTGTAGACATGAAGGGAAGTCATACAACACCAGGAGATTTGGGATTGGATTCCACGTCTCAGAAGTGA